Genomic DNA from bacterium:
CCGCGGCGGTGACCGGGCGTGAGGTGGTGATCGTGCTGTTCTTCTGGGCCCTGCACGCGGTGGTAAGCGGGCGCATGGACGAACCGTGTTTCGGCGGCCTCGACCCGGAGCTGACCCGCCAGACCGCCGCGCGCGCCGCCACCGGCAACAATCCCCCGCCCTCCGAGATGCTGGCCATGGCCCGCGCCACCGGACGGGTCCGCCTCCTGGCCTGCAGTGCCTCGACCCAACTCATGGGCCTCGATCCGCAACAGACCGCCGGCGTGGTGGACGAGGTGGTGGGCATGTCCACCATCCTGCGGGTCACTCTGGACGGCCCCAACCTGATCTACATCTGATTGCCCACCGCACTCACAGCCAGCGCAGCAGGAACCAGACCACCTGGCCGGCGAACCCGGACAGCACCGGGATGGTCAGGTTGTCGTCGATCTCCGAGATGATCAGCTCGGTCACCGTGGCCACGGCGGCCATGCTGACAATCACGGTCCAGAGCGGTTCACCCAGGCCGGGATAGCCGTTCCCGTCCAGCAACACTTGCCACCAGGCCGTGCCGCCCCCGCAGTCGCGCATGACCACCCAGCCCACGCACAGGTTCACCACCGCGGCGGCCAGGCTGCCCTCGATCGACTTGCCGTGGAACATGCGCGGCCGGATCCGTCCCAGGCGCATGCCCACCAGGGCGGCAGTCAGGTCGCCGAACACTGTCATCAGCACGGCGGTCGTTGCCACCCGCTGCTCGAAAGAGCCCAGGGCCACGATCACGCCGAGCAGGAAAAAGATTTCGGCCCCCACCGCGGCCTGTTCCTTCTCGCGACGGAAATTGGCCCAGAGCCAGGACAGGAGCGGGATATCGGCCTGACGTTCCAGGCGCAGGTACTCGATGATGATCACGGCCACCAGCAGGCCCACCAGCACCAGCAGGCCCAACTGGGGCCCCGCCAAGTGGTCGCAGGCAAAATAGATAACCAGGTAGAACAGGGCGAAAGTGTGGATCACTTTCCGTCCCAGTTCCTTGCCGAAAGCCGCTTTCACCTCACCTTCGCTCCTGTCCGGCAAGCCTGCCGCTCCTTTCCCGTGCCGGCTCATTCCTGGGCCGGGCACTCCAGAGTGAGAGAGATGTTCTTGAACTCGCCCCGGCCGGTGTCCAGGCCGTAGCGGAACTCGCGGGACGGGTCGGGCACCTCGACGGTGCGGTTGACCCGGTTGCTGCCCGAGAGCCACTCGTGGGTCAGGACCAGCCGGCCGGCGTGGCCACCTCCGGCGGTGAACGCGCTCAGGCGGATGTCATCCAGGGCCAGCCCCTCCAGGCGGTAGCGCACGTAGACCTTGCGCACTCCCGGCCCGGGCGACACTTGGGTGTCCGTCTCGGGCCAGGCCAGCACGCGCTCCACCCGCTCGCCGTCCAGACCAGCGCCGAACGGCTTGTAGCGCCAGATTTCAGTCCAGGGCCCCTCGGGGCTGCGTGACCACTCGATTGCGCCCTTGGCGCGAGCCGGGTCGGGGGCGCGAAGCCGCGTGCGGCGGGTCTCGGCGGTGGTCTTTTCCGGGGCCAGGCTGTCCAGGGCCAGGAACCGTCCCCCGGCGCGAAACGAGAGCAGGTCGGCGCTGTCCGGGGCGGCCACGGCGAAAACGGCCTCGGCGCGGCCCCAGTTGCGGGGCTTCAGGAGCTGGTTGTCATTCTCCAGAACGTACTCCATGTTCCGGCTGCGCACGGTGAACCGGTCCAGGGCCTCCAGCCGCACGGGAAGGCTCCAGCGGCGGCGCTGCGGCCCGGGTGAATAGACCAGCTCGTTGCGCCCGGCGGCCAGGACCGGGAAATTGCGCGGGTTGGCCTGCACCAGGCTGGAGATCGCCACCTCGCCCACTCGGGCCGCCCCGGCCGGCTGCGGCCCACTCAGGGTCAGACGGACCAGGTAGCCGTACTTACCGCTCACCATGGTCAGGCAGCCGTGCTCGCTCACGGCCAGAAGGTCCGCCCCGGTCTTCCAGGGGCCGAAATAGGGGCCGTTGATCGCGCCGCAAGTGCGCCAGGAGCGGCCGCGGTCGGTCGAAATCTCGGCCGCCAGGTGGTGCGCCGCGCTCTCGAGCTGGGCGTAGACCGAAATCTCCCCGTCGATCAGCTCGTAAGGGCTGGCCACCTCGAACACGGCCTGGGCGGGAAGGTCGCCGCGGTCGCGGGTCAGGGCCTCGCCGGAGCGCGAGGGCAGGCGCAGGTTCTGGTTGAATCCGCCGCCCACCACCGGGTAGAAAGCCTCGCGGTGCGAAAGCTGGGGCACATACTCGAAACGCCCGGTGCCCCAGCGGCGGTAGTCTTTCTGGC
This window encodes:
- a CDS encoding DsrE family protein; translated protein: MESKSGGTGRKPLVIFAHSDGYDRLQQVASMALTAAVTGREVVIVLFFWALHAVVSGRMDEPCFGGLDPELTRQTAARAATGNNPPPSEMLAMARATGRVRLLACSASTQLMGLDPQQTAGVVDEVVGMSTILRVTLDGPNLIYI
- a CDS encoding SEC59/DGK1/VTE5 family protein produces the protein MPDRSEGEVKAAFGKELGRKVIHTFALFYLVIYFACDHLAGPQLGLLVLVGLLVAVIIIEYLRLERQADIPLLSWLWANFRREKEQAAVGAEIFFLLGVIVALGSFEQRVATTAVLMTVFGDLTAALVGMRLGRIRPRMFHGKSIEGSLAAAVVNLCVGWVVMRDCGGGTAWWQVLLDGNGYPGLGEPLWTVIVSMAAVATVTELIISEIDDNLTIPVLSGFAGQVVWFLLRWL